From the Bdellovibrio reynosensis genome, one window contains:
- a CDS encoding succinylglutamate-semialdehyde dehydrogenase: MTTTLFDIKYKGDFINGRFVPVTKGDGEFKDISPSDLNDLVMTVPFKHDHIDEACVAAKQAYQAWAMLPMAERRNYLLRLKELFDGHADQMAQIISRDTGKPTWEAMTEAKALGAKIDITLNQSINLIAEERIPNALPQVDGVIRHRSRGVMAVVGPFNFPAHLPNGHIIPALIAGNTIVFKPSEQTPAVGQFMAELFEKAQFPKGVFNLVQGDGAAGGRLVAHEHVDGILFTGSYEVGLKIKQETLTHYWKILALEMGGKNATVVWDDADMDKAIYETLVGAYMSSGQRCSGTSRVILHPKIAEQFTDRFYEAAKKLSIGHWSENTFMGPLINAGAVEKYIRFQEIANRENCESLMRGKALDLKNKGYYVTPSIHLVKKFDPNSVYQKSEIFGPNVAIYQSDNFDEAMNIVNSTGYGLVMALFSKNKELYEQALFKARVGLLNWNRTTNGASSRLPFGGMGKSGNDRPSAHFAIQYCTVPMASLEDPTPFDPTKILPGMNLDMK; encoded by the coding sequence ATGACTACCACACTGTTTGACATTAAATACAAAGGTGATTTTATCAATGGCCGTTTTGTACCGGTCACCAAAGGTGATGGTGAATTCAAAGACATTAGTCCTTCTGATTTAAATGATCTGGTCATGACAGTTCCTTTTAAGCACGATCACATAGATGAAGCCTGTGTGGCAGCTAAACAAGCTTATCAAGCTTGGGCAATGCTACCGATGGCAGAACGCCGTAATTATCTTTTGCGCTTAAAAGAATTATTTGATGGTCACGCTGATCAAATGGCACAAATCATTTCCCGTGATACCGGTAAACCCACTTGGGAAGCGATGACTGAAGCTAAAGCATTGGGTGCAAAGATTGATATCACTTTAAATCAATCCATCAACTTGATTGCAGAAGAAAGAATTCCAAATGCACTTCCACAAGTGGACGGCGTGATTCGTCACAGATCCCGTGGTGTGATGGCCGTCGTTGGACCATTTAACTTTCCAGCGCATTTACCAAATGGCCACATCATTCCAGCACTAATTGCTGGGAATACGATAGTCTTTAAACCTTCGGAACAAACACCAGCGGTTGGCCAATTTATGGCTGAACTTTTTGAAAAAGCTCAATTCCCTAAAGGTGTTTTCAATTTGGTGCAAGGTGATGGAGCAGCAGGTGGCAGACTGGTTGCCCACGAACACGTGGATGGAATTCTATTTACGGGTTCTTACGAAGTGGGTTTAAAAATCAAACAAGAAACGTTAACTCACTACTGGAAAATTCTTGCACTTGAAATGGGTGGTAAGAACGCCACTGTGGTGTGGGATGATGCCGACATGGATAAAGCAATTTATGAAACTCTAGTCGGCGCTTACATGTCATCTGGACAGCGTTGTTCAGGTACAAGTCGCGTGATTTTACATCCAAAAATTGCGGAACAATTTACAGATCGTTTTTACGAAGCTGCGAAAAAACTTTCTATCGGTCACTGGTCAGAAAATACCTTCATGGGTCCTTTGATCAATGCGGGGGCGGTGGAAAAATACATTCGCTTCCAAGAAATCGCGAATCGTGAAAACTGTGAAAGCTTGATGCGTGGTAAAGCTTTGGATTTAAAAAACAAAGGTTACTATGTAACGCCATCGATCCATTTGGTGAAGAAATTTGATCCAAATAGTGTTTATCAAAAAAGTGAGATTTTTGGACCAAACGTAGCGATATATCAAAGTGATAACTTTGATGAAGCAATGAACATTGTGAATTCAACAGGTTATGGCTTGGTGATGGCGCTATTTTCTAAGAATAAAGAACTTTATGAACAAGCCTTGTTTAAAGCTCGCGTAGGTCTTTTGAACTGGAACAGGACTACCAATGGTGCAAGCTCAAGACTACCATTTGGCGGTATGGGAAAATCTGGTAATGATCGTCCATCAGCACACTTTGCAATTCAGTATTGCACGGTTCCGATGGCAAGCTTAGAAGATCCAACACCTTTTGATCCGACAAAAATTTTGCCGGGCATGAATTTGGACATGAAATAA
- the mltG gene encoding endolytic transglycosylase MltG, giving the protein MKKTVVVLSIAVVALLIAIGGGVAYLGYTFLNTPPNPEANEVVYEVVPGKGFASIAQELEQQGLVKNAMFFNLYARFKGDRSKVKVGEYLLRTNMYPTEVLATIISGKSVARSFTVSEGLSTYEIADLYQKQGFGTAVEFLSLVRDPEFVKSVLGEQQESLEGYLFPETYMLTKYTDTRTLISNMVKRFLRVYDEVKTDALVQGWNRHQVVTLASIIEKETGAPEERPRISSVFHNRLLRKMRLQTDPTVIYGKAESTGKIEINITRSDLLTPTRYNTYVIYGLPPGPIANPGKEAIMAALKPETSNYLFFVSQNDGTHVFSEDYKGHNQAVQRFQLDRKAREGKSWRDLKKRTASPTSQN; this is encoded by the coding sequence ATGAAAAAGACAGTTGTTGTTTTAAGTATTGCAGTAGTGGCACTCCTAATCGCTATCGGCGGGGGGGTTGCTTATCTTGGTTATACTTTTTTAAACACACCTCCAAACCCTGAGGCGAATGAGGTTGTGTATGAAGTAGTGCCTGGGAAGGGTTTTGCTTCTATTGCTCAAGAACTTGAACAACAAGGTCTGGTTAAAAACGCCATGTTTTTTAATTTGTATGCGCGTTTCAAAGGGGATCGTTCTAAAGTTAAAGTGGGTGAATACCTTCTTCGCACCAATATGTATCCAACTGAAGTGTTAGCAACTATCATTTCTGGAAAAAGTGTAGCCCGCAGCTTTACTGTCAGTGAAGGCCTTAGCACATACGAAATTGCTGATCTTTATCAAAAACAAGGTTTCGGTACTGCAGTTGAGTTCCTTTCATTGGTTCGTGATCCAGAATTTGTGAAGAGTGTTTTAGGTGAACAGCAAGAAAGTTTAGAAGGGTATTTGTTCCCTGAAACCTACATGCTGACTAAGTACACAGACACTCGTACTTTAATTTCAAACATGGTGAAACGTTTTCTGCGTGTTTATGATGAAGTAAAAACAGATGCTTTGGTGCAAGGTTGGAATCGTCACCAGGTGGTGACTTTAGCAAGTATCATTGAAAAAGAAACCGGTGCTCCAGAAGAGCGACCACGCATTTCATCTGTGTTCCATAATCGTTTGCTCAGAAAGATGCGCTTACAAACAGATCCAACCGTAATATACGGTAAAGCTGAATCAACGGGTAAAATCGAGATCAATATCACTCGCTCTGATCTTCTTACACCGACTCGCTATAATACCTATGTCATTTACGGTTTGCCTCCAGGACCGATTGCTAATCCTGGGAAAGAAGCAATCATGGCTGCCCTTAAGCCTGAGACTAGTAACTATCTGTTCTTTGTAAGCCAAAACGATGGAACCCATGTGTTTTCTGAGGACTACAAAGGACACAATCAAGCTGTTCAAAGATTTCAGTTAGATCGCAAAGCCCGCGAGGGAAAATCGTGGAGAGACCTTAAAAAAAGAACCGCATCTCCTACTAGCCAGAACTAG